A single window of Opisthocomus hoazin isolate bOpiHoa1 chromosome 5, bOpiHoa1.hap1, whole genome shotgun sequence DNA harbors:
- the CPZ gene encoding carboxypeptidase Z: MVLRLLLLLGGLLRATEPAPRCETGQETLGQCQTVQKAKCVDIALSSCNDVAYTQTMYPNFLDQKSREVIEYSSEYILISVLHNLLQGECNPDLRLLGCSVLAPQCEKDKVIKPCRHVCENLKKNCLPAFDAIDMAWPYFLDCDRFFAGEEEGCFDPLAKLRGEVDVEEDLPSDLPATFIQFKHHSYSQMVSTLKKTASKCSHIATTYSIGRSFEGKDLFVIEFSTKPGHHELLKPEFKYIGNMHGNEVVGKELLIYLAQYLCSEYLLGNPRIQTLINNTRIHLLPSLNPDGYELAAEEGAGYNGWVIGRQTAQNLDLNRNFPDLTSEVYRRAGIRGARLDHIPIPQSYWWGKVAPETKAVMKWLRSIPFVLSASLHGGELVVTYPYDYSKHPMEEKMFSPTPDEKMFKMLAKAYADAHPVISDRSELRCGGNFVKRGGVINGAEWYSFTGGMADFNYLHTNCFEVTVEVGCEKFPLEEELFTIWHENRDALLNYMEMVHRGIKGIVSDKFGNPIKNARISVRGIQHDVTTAADGDYWRLLPPGTYIVSAQAAGYSRVMKRVTLPARMKRAGRVDFVLRPVEAWPNKLLRRSMEDVYDPYDPLELFDPHAQHGQPEARGGSPSGREKPWWWSYFSSLDLHKPLWLLKKH; the protein is encoded by the exons GTCAATGCCAAACTGTACAGAAAG CAAAATGCGTGGACATTGCCTTAAGTTCTTGTAATGATGTTGCCTATACTCAGACAATGTATCCTAATTTTCTGGATCAGAAGTCTCGAGAAGTGATTGAGTACAGCTCCGAGTACATTCTCATCAGCGTGCTGCACAACCTGCTTCAAGGAGAATGCAATCCGGACCTGAGGCTCTTGGGCTGCTCAGTGCTGGCCCCACAGTGTGAAAAGGACAAAGTTATAAAGCCCTGCAGGCATGTCtgtgaaaacctgaaaaaaaattgcCTCCCTGCATTTGATGCAATAGACATGGCTTGGCCCTACTTCTTAGACTGCGACCGCTTTTTCGCGGGGGAAGAAGAGGGATGTTTTGACCCTCTGGCAAAGCTGAGAG GAGAGGTCGATGTTGAGGAAGATTTGCCTTCAGACTTGCCAGCAACATTTATTCAGTTCAAACACCACTCATATTCCCAAATGGTGAGCACGTTGAAGAAGACTGCTTCTAAATGCTCCCATATTGCAACAACTTACAGCATAGGTCGCAGTTTTGAAGGGAAGGATCTTTTTGTGATAGAGTTTTCAACCAAGCCTGGACACCATGAACTGC TCAAGCCAGAATTTAAGTACATTGGCAATATGCATGGAAATGAAGTTGTGGGGAAAGAACTGCTAATATACCTCGCACAGTATCTGTGTTCGGAGTATCTGCTTGGGAATCCTCGCATCCAGACCTTGATTAATAACACCAGAATTCATCTCCTACCTTCACTCAACCCTGATGGGTATGAGCTGGCTGCAGAAGAG GGAGCTGGCTACAATGGATGGGTCATTGGACGACAGACAGCTCAGAACTTGGACCTGAACAGAAATTTCCCTGATTTGACGTCTGAGGTGTACAGAAGAGCTGGGATTCGTGGGGCCCGCCTTGACCACATCCCCATTCCACAATCCTACTGGTGGGGTAAG GTGGCCCCTGAGACGAAAGCAGTGATGAAGTGGCTGCGGTCTATACCATTTGTGCTCTCTGCCAGCCTCCATGGGGGTGAGCTGGTTGTAACCTATCCTTACGACTATTCAAAGCATCcaatggaagaaaaaatgttCTCCCCTACACCTGATGAGAAG ATGTTTAAAATGCTGGCTAAAGCCTACGCAGATGCACATCCAGTCATCTCGGACCGATCTGAACTTCGTTGCGGTGGAAATTTTGTAAAACGCGGAGGTGTTATAAATGGTGCTGAGTGGTACAGCTTCACTGGAG GTATGGCAGATTTTAACTACCTTCACACAAATTGCTTTGAAGTTACGGTGGAGGTAGGATGCGAAAAGTTTCCTTTGGAGGAAGAGCTGTTTACAATCTGGCATGAAAACAGAGATGCCCTTCTGAATTACATGGAAATG GTTCATCGGGGGATAAAAGGAATTGTGTCCGATAAGTTTGGCAACCCAATTAAAAATGCTCGTATTTCAGTCAGAGGCATCCAGCATGATGTCACCACAG CTGCTGATGGAGACTACTGGCGACTCCTGCCTCCGGGAACGTACATAGTCAGTGCCCAAGCAGCGGGATACAGCCGGGTGATGAAGAGGGTCACCCTTCCTGCCAGGATGAAGAGGGCTGGGCGAGTCGACTTTGTGTTGCGACCTGTTGAGGCTTGGCCCAACAAGCTCCTCCGCCGGTCGATGGAAGACGTGTATGACCCATATGACCCGCTGGAACTTTTTGACCCTCACGCCCAACACGGGCAGCCTGAGGCTCGAGGAGGGTCACCATCGGGCAGGGAGAAGCCTTGGTGGTGGTCTTACTTCAGCTCTCTAGACCTGCACAAACCTCTGTGGCTGCTCAAGAAGCACTGA